In the Corythoichthys intestinalis isolate RoL2023-P3 chromosome 12, ASM3026506v1, whole genome shotgun sequence genome, one interval contains:
- the cnmd gene encoding leukocyte cell-derived chemotaxin 1, with product MEDHPKTPQSGNFELFATPVKTPTGTSRLLRYGAVALSVGALLILCASIAALLLRKENEKNVYSAHYSMNINGEVREGSVEIDSDDNVETFKTGSGDQEAVEVRDFQSGITAIRFFRGDKCYIKSQIKGNLPRLGAHNKDSLMSDLTDEDMPVRFDEEFLIWVSSEQPLKDISFLSPKILALCRELPIYWLQPLVPKDGVRRKRRRRDSQRAKRQTRVELSEVTRKEDSSRLGERRREEGLQSDVGSGFNPENPYHRGGGAGAVAGAGEEGGMTFDSMLDHQGICCAECQRSYTHCQRICEPLRGHWPWPYNYRGCQVACRVIMPCRWWVARILGIV from the exons GTCAAAACTCCCACAGGGACCAGCAGGCTGCTCCGATACGGAGCTGTGGCTCTCTCCGTCGGTGCCCTGTTGATACTCTGTGCCTCAATAGCCGCTCTCCTCCTGAGGAAGGAAAATGAGAAGAAT GTATACAGCGCTCATTACAGCATGAACATCAACGGGGAGGTGAGGGAAGGCTCTGTAGAAATTGATTCCGACGACAATGTGGAGACGTTCAAAACGGGCAGCGGAGACCAGGAGGCCGTGGAGGTTCGGGATTTTCAAAGC GGAATAACTGCAATCCGATTCTTCAGGGGAGACAAGTGTTATATAAAATCCCAAATCAAAGGCAACCTTCCTCGCTTGGGAGCTCACAACAAAGACTCACTGATGTCTGACCTG ACGGATGAAGACATGCCAGTGAGGTTTGATGAAGAGTTCCTCATCTGGGTTTCTTCAGAACAGCCGCTGAAGGACATCTCTTTCTTGAGCCCCAAGATTCTGGCTCTGTGCAGAGAGCTACCTATTTACTGGCTCCAACCGCTCGTTCCCAAAG ATGGGGTGAGGAGGAAGAGAAGGAGGAGGGACTCACAGCGGGCCAAGCGGCAGACCCGTGTGGAGTTGTCGGAGGTGACGAGAAAGGAAGACTCCTCCAGGTTGGGGGAACGGCGAAGAGAAGAGGGGCTTCAGTCGGATGTGGGATCGGGATTCAACCCTGAGAATCCGTATCAT CGTGGCGGAGGTGCTGGGGCGGTAGCCGGCGCCGGCGAAGAAGGCGGCATGACCTTTGACTCCATGTTGGACCACCAGGGGATCTGCTGCGCCGAGTGCCAGCGCAGCTACACGCACTGTCAGCGAATATGCGAGCCGCTGCGCGGTCACTGGCCGTGGCCGTACAACTACAGAGGATGTCAGGTAGCTTGCAGAGTTATTATGCCTTGTCGCTGGTGGGTAGCACGCATTTTAGGCATCGTGTAG